The following nucleotide sequence is from Azospirillum brasilense.
GCAGCGCCCGGCCGACGTCGCGCAGTGCCTTGCCGATGCCGCCGCCCTGACTGTTGGCGAACTCCAGCCAGATCACCGCGATGCCGACCATGATCGCGCTCATGATGACGGTGGCGAGGATGGCCGGGGCCAGACGGTCCGGGCCGAAGGCCGCCAGGAACAGCGGGATGCCCATGTAGCCGGTGTTGGAGAAGCAGGCGTTCAGCCCCTGCATGCACTGGATCTGCGTGCGCTCCCGGTGGATCAGCCAGCCCAGCAGGGCGCCCAGCGCGTAGACCGCCAGCATCGAGCCGAGAAAGGCGCCGATGAAGGGGCCGTTGAAGATCTCCGACAGCGAGCGCTTCGCGGTGCCGAGGAACAGCACCGGCGGCAGGGCCATCCAGTAGACGAACTTGTTCAGCGCCTCCGACGAGGCGGGACCGAGCAGCTTCGCCTTACCGGAAAGGACGCCCGCCAGGATGATGGCGAAGACCGGGAGCGCCACGTTGAAGACCACCGACATGGGACCCGACCTTAAGGGGCAACCCGTCCCCTGTCGAGGGACCCACCCGTCCGTCGCGGGCATAGCTCCCTTGACGGCGCTCCCTCCCTTGACGGCGCGCGGGGGGCGGGCAAGATTGGGCGGGGCCCTTTTTCCGCAGGAGTTTCGATGATCAACCATCACAGCGCGCTCATCTACGTCATGGTGCTGGTGTCGGCGTGCGACGGCGACATGACGGACGCGGAGCTTGAGGCCATCGGCGAAAACGTCCGCTACCTGCCGATCTTCAAGGATTTCGATATCGACCGGCTGACCGATGTGACCCGCGAATGCTCCGGCCTGCTGGCCGACGCCGACGGGCTGGAGACGACGCTCCAGATCGTCAAGGAGGCCATTCCGTCCAAGCTGTCCGAGACCGCCTATGCGCTCGCCTGCGACATCGCCGCGGCGGATCCGTCGGCCTCGCAGGAGGAACTGCGGATGCTGGAGCTGATCCGGCACAAGCTGGGCGTGGACCGGCTGTGCGCCGCCGCCATCGAACGCGGCGCGCGGGCGCGCCACACCCGCCTGTGACGGCCGGGGACATGGCGGCCAGGGACATGGCAGACCTCAAGGACCGTACGGTCGGCTTCATCGGGCTGGGCCTGATGGGCCGGCCGATGGCCCGCAATCTGGCGAAGGCCGGTGCGGCCCTGGTGATCAGCAGCCGCAGCCCCGGCCCGGTCGAGGAACTGGCCGGCGAGGGCATGAGCCCCGCCGCCGGACCCGCCGAGGTCGCCGCCCGCGCCGACGCCATCGTGCTGATGCTGTCGGACACCGTGGCGGTGGAGGCGGTGGCAGCATCCCTGATCGACGCGCTGCGGCCCGGCCATCTCGTCATTGACATGGGCACCACGGCGGTCGGGGCGACCCGCAAGCTGGCCGAGGCCGTCCGCGCCAGGGGCGCCGACTGGGTGGACGCCCCGGTGTCCGGCGGCACGGTGGCGGCGGAGGCCGGCACCCTGACCATCATGGCCGGCGGCACGGAGGAGGCCTTCGCCCGCGCCTTGCCGCTGTTCCAGGCGATGGGCCAGCGCATCACCCATGTCGGTGACAGCGGGGCCGGGCAGGTCGCCAAGATGGCCAATCAGGTGATCGTGGCGCTGAGCATCGGCGCGGTGGCCGAGGCGCTGGCGCTGGCCAAGGCGGCGGGGGTGGAGCCGGGCAAGGTCCGCGACGCCATCCGCGGCGGCTTCGCCGAGTCGCGCATCCTGGAGCTGCACGGCCAGCGCATGGTCTCCGACGACTTCACGCCGGGCGGCCGCGTGGTCACCCAGATCAAGGACCTGAAACAGGCGGAGGAACTGGCGGAGGAGTCCGGAATCCAGCTTCCCGCGCTGGGCCTCAGCCTGGAGCTGTTCGAGCTGCTGGCCGAGCAGGGCGACGGCGGGCTGGACCACTCTGCGCTGTATCGGCTGTTCGTCAAGTAAGCCTTCAGGCTCCGGTCGGGCCGCCTTGGCCGGAGCTATCGAGGGCGAGATGCAGCAAGGGGAACGGGCGGCCGCTGTCGTCCAGCGCGGAGCGCCCGATTTCCCGGAAGCCGAGGCGCCGATAGAAAGCCCGTGCGGCGCTGTTCTGCTCGTTCACGTCGACCGTCAGTCCCTGCCCGCTGTCCAACGCGTAAGCGACCAGGGCACGGCCGATCCCCTGGCCGTGCCACGCCGGATCGACGAACAGCGTGTCGATCCGGCACCCGCTCATGCCCAGGAAGCCGACCGGCCGGTCGTCGCCGTCCACCGCGACCATGAGCGCCGCCGACGGAAGATACTGGTCGCGCACGAGGTCGGCGTAGAAGCCGATGTCCTCCTCGCTCAGGAAGTCGTGCGTGCTGCGCACCGCGGCGAGCCAGACGGCAAAGAGCGCCGGGGCGTCGTCCGGGCGGGAGGAACGGATCGGGATCACGCGTCGAGATACTCCTTCACCAGCAGCTCGGCGATCTGCACGGCGTTGAGCGCGGCGCCCTTGCGCAGGTTGTCGGTGGACGCCCAGAAGGACAGGCCGTTGTCCACCGTGTAGTCCTCGCGGAGGCGGCTGACGAAGACCGGGTCGTCGCCGGCGATCTCGACCGGGGTGATGTAGCCGTCGTTCTCCTGCTGGTCGATCACCTGCATGCCCGGCGCCTTGCGCAGGATGCGGCGGGCCTCCTCGGCGGTCACCGGCTCGACGCACTCGATGGTGATCGCGGCGGAATGGCCGATGAAGACGGGGACACGGACGCAGGTCGCGCTCACCTTGATCTTGGGGTCGAGGATCTTCTTCGTCTCGACGTTCATCGCCCACTCGTCCCGCGTCGCGCCGTCCTCCATGAAGGGGCCGATGTGCGGGATGACGTTGAAGGCGATCTGCTTGGAGAAGACGGACTTCTGCACCGGGTCGTTCACGTAGATGGCGCGGGTCTGGCTGAACAGCTCGTCCATCCCCTCCTTGCCGGCGTCCGAGGCCGCTTGGTAGGTGGAGACGACGACGCGGCTCACCGTGACCTGCTCGTGCAGGGGCTTCAGCGCCATGGCCAACAGGATGGCCGCGCCGCCGGGGCTGGCGACGATGTTCTTCCTCGCGTAACCGGCGAGCGCGTCGGCGTTGACCTCCGGAACGACCAGCGGGACGTCGGGGTCCATGCGGAACTGCGGGCTGGCGTCGATCACCACGGCGCCCGCCGCCGCGGCGCGCGGCGCATGAGCCGCCGAAACCTTGGCGTCCGCGGCGAACAGAGCGATGTCCACGCCCTTGAAGTCGAAGCGGCCGACGTCCTCGACCTTCAGCACCGCGTCCTCGCCGAAGGACACTTCCTTGCCCACCGCGCTGTCGGCGGCCAGGGCGATCACCGCGTCGGCCGGGAAGCGGCGGTCGGCGAGGGTGTTCAGCATTTCCCGGCCGACGTTGCCGGTGGCGCCGACGACCGCGACTGTGTAGCCCATGGCGGTTAATCCCTGTGATATGCGGTGCGAAGAGGGCTTGAGGTATGCGGTTCCCAATGGAATTGCAACAGCGCCCGCGTTGTGACACCGTGTCCGCCCCATCACGAACGACCGCGACCGGCACACCGGGGCATGGCCACTCCGCTCGAAGACATCATTGCCAAGGCGATCAAGGACGCGGACAAGTCCTTCTTCAACGAGGACTACACCAAGCAGGCGCGTTCGGTGATGAACGCGCTGAAGAAGGCCGGCTACGAGGTCGCTCCGGTCCGCCCGCCCGAGGGGCTGGTGGAGTGGGCCAAGGAGAACATTCCCTTCGGCCGGCTGCGTCCGGCGGAGCTGATTACCCAGATGTATTCGATGATGGTGGAGAATGTTCGCCGCTTCGACAAGTAATAGGCTGAACGGCGAAACCGGGTTTCGGCCCTGGTAATACCAGCTGCAGCAAAGCCCGTTAGTTTTCAGGCACTTCCCGCGGTGCGCCATTTTGGCCACGGCCAAGTCCCTGCCGTTGACTCGTGTGCGGTAGAGGCGTAATTCAATCGCCAAACACAGCAGGGCTTAAAACTTTCGGTCTCGCATCACCCGCCGTCGCGGCAACAGCCCTCCTTGCCGCGACCGGTCGCCGAACTGAGGACGACGCAATGGCAAACGGCAGCGGTCGGCCGCTCTCTCCGCATCTGCAGGTCTACAAACTCCCCAGGACCGCGCTCCTGTCCATCACGCACCGCATCACGGGCGTGGGGCTGGCCGTGGGCACCCTTCTGCTGACTTGGTGGCTGGTCGCCGCCGCCACCAGCCCCGCCGCCTACGAGCGCGCGCAGCACTTCATCGGCTCCTTCATCGGGCTGCTGCTGATGTTCGGCTGGTCGCTGGCGCTCTACTATCACCTGTGCAACGGCATCCGGCATCTGGTGTGGGACGCCGGCAAGGCGTTCGAGCTGAGCGAGGCCGACCGCGGCAACCAGATCGTCATCGGTGCGGCGGCCGTGCTGACCGTGCTGACCTGGATCATCGGCTTGGCCGTGTGGTGAGGAGAGAAGACATGGCGTCCAACAGCAAGACCCTCCGCTCGCCGCTGCAGATCGCGCGCGGCTTGGGTTCCGCCAAGCACGGTACCGAGCATTGGTGGCACCAGCGCGTCACCGCCATCGCCCTGGTTCCGCTGACCATCTGGTTCGTCTTCGGCGTGATCCG
It contains:
- a CDS encoding aspartate-semialdehyde dehydrogenase; the protein is MGYTVAVVGATGNVGREMLNTLADRRFPADAVIALAADSAVGKEVSFGEDAVLKVEDVGRFDFKGVDIALFAADAKVSAAHAPRAAAAGAVVIDASPQFRMDPDVPLVVPEVNADALAGYARKNIVASPGGAAILLAMALKPLHEQVTVSRVVVSTYQAASDAGKEGMDELFSQTRAIYVNDPVQKSVFSKQIAFNVIPHIGPFMEDGATRDEWAMNVETKKILDPKIKVSATCVRVPVFIGHSAAITIECVEPVTAEEARRILRKAPGMQVIDQQENDGYITPVEIAGDDPVFVSRLREDYTVDNGLSFWASTDNLRKGAALNAVQIAELLVKEYLDA
- a CDS encoding tellurite resistance TerB family protein, with protein sequence MINHHSALIYVMVLVSACDGDMTDAELEAIGENVRYLPIFKDFDIDRLTDVTRECSGLLADADGLETTLQIVKEAIPSKLSETAYALACDIAAADPSASQEELRMLELIRHKLGVDRLCAAAIERGARARHTRL
- a CDS encoding acetyltransferase, translating into MIPIRSSRPDDAPALFAVWLAAVRSTHDFLSEEDIGFYADLVRDQYLPSAALMVAVDGDDRPVGFLGMSGCRIDTLFVDPAWHGQGIGRALVAYALDSGQGLTVDVNEQNSAARAFYRRLGFREIGRSALDDSGRPFPLLHLALDSSGQGGPTGA
- a CDS encoding NAD(P)-dependent oxidoreductase, which encodes MADLKDRTVGFIGLGLMGRPMARNLAKAGAALVISSRSPGPVEELAGEGMSPAAGPAEVAARADAIVLMLSDTVAVEAVAASLIDALRPGHLVIDMGTTAVGATRKLAEAVRARGADWVDAPVSGGTVAAEAGTLTIMAGGTEEAFARALPLFQAMGQRITHVGDSGAGQVAKMANQVIVALSIGAVAEALALAKAAGVEPGKVRDAIRGGFAESRILELHGQRMVSDDFTPGGRVVTQIKDLKQAEELAEESGIQLPALGLSLELFELLAEQGDGGLDHSALYRLFVK
- the sdhC gene encoding succinate dehydrogenase, cytochrome b556 subunit codes for the protein MANGSGRPLSPHLQVYKLPRTALLSITHRITGVGLAVGTLLLTWWLVAAATSPAAYERAQHFIGSFIGLLLMFGWSLALYYHLCNGIRHLVWDAGKAFELSEADRGNQIVIGAAAVLTVLTWIIGLAVW
- a CDS encoding AEC family transporter, which gives rise to MSVVFNVALPVFAIILAGVLSGKAKLLGPASSEALNKFVYWMALPPVLFLGTAKRSLSEIFNGPFIGAFLGSMLAVYALGALLGWLIHRERTQIQCMQGLNACFSNTGYMGIPLFLAAFGPDRLAPAILATVIMSAIMVGIAVIWLEFANSQGGGIGKALRDVGRALLKNPLIISTALGLAWSVFLSGVPVPRPIAIYCDLMGASAGPCALFAIGLFLATQSLKANLLEVGWISALKLVVQPALAWFLIQTLFPLDPFWAGSAIILAGLPTGALTFVVASQYRIYVERTSAAILMSTIASVVTLSFLLATYAPPL